The proteins below are encoded in one region of Oncorhynchus tshawytscha isolate Ot180627B linkage group LG04, Otsh_v2.0, whole genome shotgun sequence:
- the LOC112249008 gene encoding muscarinic acetylcholine receptor M4-like, translated as MNPTNSTGAGGLAPWNLNSSLSNISSDVFSANLSCNDSGTNETCVAGEEVVGSPYKAVEMVFIALVTGSLSFVTVTGNILVMLSIKVNRHLQTVNNYFLFSLACADLIIGAFSMNLYTVYIIVGYWPLGPVACDLWLALDYVVSNASVMNLLIISFDRYFCVTKPLSYPARRTTKMAGLMIAGAWVLSFILWAPAILFWQFIVGERTVPPGECYIQFLSNPAVTFGTAIAAFYLPVVIMMVLYIHISLASRSRVSKQKPEAEKKKKGLKIPNPLKSHILNRQNNNNQSPKPSLESCNTGEAVKNGKIDESVVSTKADASVNREEKESSNDSSTASIAPKNAKERANSEATVGVGVGVAPAPGPAPAPEPAPAAATVKLNPTSKWSKIKIVTKQAGDECITAIEIQPPIQGSEGRSIPVNRPRKVARKFASIARSQVKRKRQMAAREKKVTKTIFAILLAFILTWTPYNVMVLISTFCHSCVPDTVWAIGYWLCYVNSTINPACYALCNATFKKTFKNLLMCQYKNIGTR; from the exons ATGAATCCCACTAACAGCACTGGAGCTGGTGGGCTTGCGCCCTGGAACTTAAACA GCTCCTTGAGCAACATTTCAAGTGATGTCTTCTCAGCCAACCTCAGCTGTAATGATTCTGGCACCAATGAGACCTGTGTGGcgggggaggaggtggtgggaaGCCCCTATAAAGCTGTGGAGATGGTCTTCATCGCCCTGGTTACAGGCTCCCTTAGCTTTGTCACTGTCACAGGCAACATCCTGGTGATGCTCTCCATTAAAGTCAatcggcatctccagactgtcaacAACTACTTTCTGTTTAGCCTGGCGTGTGCAGACCTTATCATTGGTGCGTTCTCCATGAACCTCTACACTGTCTACATCATTGTGGGCTATTGGCCCCTGGGACCTGTAGCGTGTGACTTGTGGCTGGCCCTGGATTACGTGGTGAGCAATGCTTCTGTCATGAACCTTCTTATTATTAGCTTTGACCGCTACTTCTGTGTCACCAAGCCCCTGAGTTATCCAGCCAGAAGGACCACCAAAATGGCTGGGCTGATGATTGCAGGTGCCTGGGTTCTCTCCTTCATTCTTTGGGCCCCTGCTATCCTGTTCTGGCAGTTTATTGTTGGAGAGCGCACGGTTCCACCAGGAGAGTGCTACATCCAGTTTCTCTCCAACCCTGCCGTCACCTTCGGCACAGCCATCGCTGCCTTCTACCTGCCTGTGGTCATCATGATGGTGCTCTACATCCACATCTCTCTGGCCAGCCGCAGCCGGGTGTCCAAGCAGAAGCCTGAGGCTGAGAAAAAGAAGAAGGGCCTCAAGATACCTAACCCACTCAAGAGCCACATCCTTaacagacagaataacaacaaccaGTCCCCCAAACCCAGTCTGGAGTCCTGCAACACTGGTGAAGCTGTGAAGAATGGCAAGATTGATGAGTCTGTTGTTTCCACCAAGGCTGACGCTAGTGTCAAtcgagaagagaaagagagttccaatGACTCCAGCACAGCCAGCATTGCCCCAAAAAACGCCAAGGAGAGGGCCAACAGTGAAGCCACTGtcggggtgggggttggtgttgCTCCTGCACCAGGTCCTGCTCCTGCACCTGAACCTGCACCTGCAGCGGCAACCGTCAAACTCAACCCTACCTCTAAATGGTCCAAGATCAAGATTGTAACCAAGCAGGCTGGTGACGAGTGCATTACCGCCATCGAGATTCAGCCACCCATCCAGGGGAGCGAGGGCCGCTCTATCCCAGTCAACCGTCCCCGGAAGGTGGCGCGCAAGTTTGCCAGTATTGCCCGCAGCCAGGTGAAGAGGAAGCGCCAGATGGCAGCCAGGGAAAAGAAGGTGACCAAAACCATCTTCGCCATCCTACTTGCCTTCATCCTCACATGGACCCCGTACAATGTCATGGTGCTCATCAGCACCTTCTGCCACTCCTGTGTCCCAGACACTGTGTGGGCCATCGGCTACTGGCTGTGCTACGTCAACAGCACCATCAACCCAGCCTGCTACGCCCTCTGCAATGCCACCTTCAAGAAGACATTCAAGAACCTCCTCATGTGCCAGTATAAGAATATTGGAACAAGATGA